The DNA region TACAGCCAAGATGAAGAAAGTTGCAATGTATATAACCTATGAGGTATTTTTAACCAGAATTATAAAAGAATCTTATACGTCAatgagaaaaaggcaaagaaccAATGTAAAATTGGACAAGGGATTTAAACAGGcaaataatgaaagagaaaactcAGATCAGTAAACGTACAAAAGATGCTCAGTTTTCTAGTAGTCAGGGAAATCCAAATTAATACGAGATGCCTGTTCACACTAAGCAGGTTGGCAAAATTACAAGGGTTTGTAATGCTGTGAAGCAACAAGAACTCTCAAACAGtgctggtaggagtgtaaattggtacaaccctGTGATCGTTAATTTGATGTGTCATCTTGGCTAGGTTATGGTGTCTGGTTGCTTGGTCAGACAGCAGTCCAGATGTTGCTATGAAGGTatatttttagatgtgattaacctTTAAATCAGTAGAgcttgagtaaagcagattgccctccatgaTGTGGatgggcttcatccaatcagttaaaggacttaagagcaaagactgaggtTTCTTGAAAAAAGCAATTCTGCCCCAAGACCGCCCTGCCTAAATTTTCAGTTGCTGAGCTGCCCTGCAGATTTCAGGCTCAAGCCTGTAACATCAACTCTTACCTGAATCTCTAGCCTGCTGGCCTGCCCCACAAATTTTGGACTTGTCTGCCCTCACAATCTTGTGAGCCCATTCAGTAaaatctgtctgtctctgtctgtctctctctccatgttATACGTATATGAtataatctgtgtgtgtgtgtgtctgtgtttttgtGTGTCATGTGTCCGTGCGTATATACACAGAACCTCCTGAtcctgtttctctgaagaaccctaaaTAATACAAATTCACTTTGAagaacagtttggcaatttcggGAAAAGCTGAAGTTGAACAAGTTCTAGAAAAGCTAAAGATGGGCGTGGTCAATTTCAGATCTAGGTACGCAGCCTGCAGTCCCTCTCAAAGGGGCAGTACTGGCATTGTGGTCGGGAGCTGTAAAATGAGATGAAGGGATGGAACTTCTCTACGTTAAAGAGTGTGGGGTGGCGTGGGagacaaatatggcaaaatgttagaATGTGCTAAATCAGAGATGGAGTGTGTTTCATGTTGCCACATTATTTTCTGcactttttctgtatgtttgacaTAGTCTGaaactttaataaaaacaattttaaagcaaCTTCTGTTAAGCATGATGGCAATGGAAGTGGCCCTGACTGGTAGGCCAAATGCACTAAATCAAGCTCAaagtagaaaagacagtctcagCAGAGAGCAGGGATGGATGAGGAGAGGGTTGAAGGAGAAAGCAAATAACTCGAGGACCCCAAAACTTTCAGAAGTCCCTTTGCGCACAGAACTTCCTTTAGTTTCAAAGATGGTTCATTCATCGTTAACCGGCAAAGGAGAGCATACACATTTGGCAGATTAAATGAGATCCACAGACATCACTGGTCATCTTGACCTTCATTGCTTAGTTAAGGCAGTGTTTGCCCAGTTTCTCTGCTGTAAAGgtactgttttctcttttcctagaaGTTTTTGAGGATCATCTtggaaaatatgataaaataaatggTTAACTTGCTGTAATATCAGTGGAACCCTTTGATGATTATTGCAAGTGGGATTTATGAGAAGCTGGGAGAAGACAGCACATAGCAAGGAAAAACTGTGTAAGGATTTGAGTAGGACCGaggtaggaaaaaataaaagatgttgcTTAGTCCCTTGTAGTTCACTTTTTTCTACTCTGCCTTCCTTTCCTTGCCTTGaaagtgttttttcttcttccttttgttaaCTGGGTCCAGTTAGTTCCACATGGGCAGGAACCAAGCCTCTATTTGTTAATCTTTGTATCCCCAGAGCCTGTAATAGAGTCAGTGATAAATAGATGCTTACTGAAGAAAAGGAACgaaaggggagagaagaaaagggaagagaaaagatgggaataaaagaggaaataactgACCATAACAGATTATCAAtgtattctttaatatttattttatgttccaTACACAATTAACTTATTATAGgtggaagcaaaagaaaaaaaaagccacatacCATTGGCAaggttttccttctctgaaagcATCAACCTAAATTAAGACTAGAAAGAGCAGCGATACCTTATGCTTAACAAATGTAGCATCTTCAGCGGAGCTCCCTGTTTGGGAGAAGAGAAACAAGCATTAAGACTGCAGTTTCAAGGCTTTATTGCTTTCCTCACCTATACTTATATACTGTAGTATGCCTGTGGGATCATCTAGATCAGAGCTGAGTCTGGTCATCATTTTCTtccatgtgttcattcattcactcaatatcGGCAAAGTGAAACACTGCCTTGGGTGTTATCCAGTTGAGTGAAGGGCTAGGGCCAAACACTGCGGGCAGGAATCTGCAGGCAGAAGGGTCAGCGGCCTGTTTGGCATCCCATGGACAGATATGTGTGGGCTTGGCATGGCTAGATACTTCAAGGGTTGTGCTCCAGAAAAGCAAACTTGCCTGCCCCCTCCTTGCGAGAACAGCCTTGCATGTAGAGGAAAACTGGTCTTCGAGCTTGGTTGCCAGCTGCTCAGGGTTGTTCCATACCAGTGCTGGGAACGCTAGTTGCCTAGCTGTGCTAGCACCTGGAACCCTTGCAGAGAGAGGGCAAGGAGCCACCAAGCCCAGCAAGCTTACTACCAAGCAACCCACAGACAGCCACAGGGATGGCCCCGCAGACACTTTTGTTTGTCTCACCACACTCAGTCCTCATCTAGCAGTAACCAAATACTGAATTTTTGTTTACCTTGCACTTAAGGAACTTATAGTAGGATGTCAAATACATGTACACGAATACCACAATACAGAACGATCTATAACATGTACTATGTGAGTAGTCCAATTATTACGAATAGAGGAGTTTTTATGCCTTCTCATAGTTTTGGCCTCAGGTTAAACATCACCTCCTCAGAAAAGCCTTCTCTGACTTCCAGAAGGAAGTCAATTCACTAAACGCACACTTGCTGAATTACTGAttgcttttgaaattttcattaCATGCAAGATTCACTGCAGTCATTTTGCCACAGCTGTTTTCCTCCAAGGATTTATGGGTTCAGCTCAGTTGATTATCAGTTTTGCGTGCATTTCATCTGAGGATGCCTAGCCCTCTTTGAGGGTAAACTTTCCATCAGAAAGGTTTTGCTGTCTTCTCTATTTTTGTAAACTGGAGCTTTGCCTCTACCCTGGCCACTCACTGACAGTGAAACCATTGTAGGGAACATTCTGAACAACCTGTTTTAGATATTTAGCAATTTTTGGTATATTCGTCATTTGGCAGACTGGTCTTTAGACAAATTTAGGCAAAATAGAACTTCCTTATCTGAGTTGGTTTCACTTTCCACCATACCGTTTCTCTATCTCCCCGCCCAGTTCACTTCCTTTCAGCACATAATAGTTGtaattatttctttgctttttggttGGGTTTCTCCCACAGATTGTTCCTTCCTTTTGGAACAGTTGCATCCACAGCCCCTAGAATAATGATCAGCACGTTGTGACAcaatatatatttgctgaataaatgaatgaaagtttcAAGAAGGAAAGGATCTCTTTTAATTATTAACTAATTTAGTCATCCCAAACCTCAGGAGGTAGAGACCACCGTTGGCCCCACTATACAAATGAAGAACTCAAAGTCAGAAGGCCCATGAAGGAACTTGAACTCAAGCAGTGCCTATTCCAGAGTCCACACACTTTGCGCTAAACTACCTCTAGTAGCACAGAGGCACCCATGTTACAGAATGACTTGTACAGAGATACATGGacataaaggaaagaaatatacatacataaatagaaTATTCCTAGATTGATATTTTATATAGTAACAAATCAAGAAACAACTTAAATCCCAACAATTAGGGTATATCTAAATATATGATAAAtgttatgcagccattaaaaatattgaCACTGAAACATtcctaagaaagagaaattatttttactgtAATGTTAAGTCAAATaggataaaaatttatatattattccaACTATATCAAAATACATACACTTATACATAGAGAAAAGAGGTGATAACAAAATTTAACAGTAGTTATTTCAGCATTGGAATTATAGTTGATAAATACCCCAGGACAATGAAAGGTGATAATGAAGCTGGATAACATATTGATATACAGCCTAAAATGGAATGAGTGTAAACAGATGGCATATAAGAGGTTAGGCAAAATTGTAGAAACTAACCTAATTGTTAGAGTAGAATTTCTGAGTGTGGCAGAGACCACTCTGTGTTCACGTTGCCTTTTTCCTCCTGTGCACTGACAAagcacatttcccagcctccattGGACTTAGGTGAGGTCATGTGACTGTGTTCTAGCCAACAGAATGTGGAAAATGATGTGTATTGCACTAGGGAATGAAATGTAACAGCAACAAATGAGTTAATgaacaaaatctttttttctctaaaatagagGGTAGCTGGTGTTAAAACAGGATAGATGGTGTAGAACCATGTGACAGAATAACTAATGGCCTGGGGAAGTTTAAGAGAAGTCTTCAGACCTAAAGTGCCCATTTGAATTGGATCATGGAGATAAGAATTTTCCAGGCAAAGCAAACAGGAGAAAGGATTTCTAGATGGAGAGAGTATCATGTGTAAGTACATGGagttgtaaaaaacaaaaacaaaaacaaacatggccTGTGATTCAAAGGCCAGCTTTGTGGTTTGTGGGACAGAACGGAAAGACATAAAGCTGGAAAGAAACTTTGGGAAGGAACTTGTTTTAGGCCGCTGGTAAATGGGAACCAAAAAAAGGTAGCAGAGTAGTATGtccagattttcattttattttggagGAGGGGAGGTTAGAGATACTTCTAGCAACAAGGTGGGTAACGGATGAAAAGTAGAATaacaagcttatttttaaaaatttgattcacTGGAAACATTTGAGGGGTGAGGGGGATGGAGACTGTACAGCACAGGAGACTGTGGGAGAAGTTCTATGTGGTTTTGTTCtgtttcgtttgtttttttttttacatctttattggagtataattgctttacaatggtgtgttagtttctgctttataacaatgaatcagttatacatatacatatgttcccatatctcttccctcttgcgtctccctccctcccaccctccctatcccacccctctaggtgaccacaaagcaccaagctgatctccctgtgctatgcagctgcttcccactagctatctatttcacatttggtagtgtatatatgtccatgccactctctcactttgtcacagcttacccttccccctccccatatcctcaactccattctctagtaggtctgtgtctttattcctgtcttacccctaggttcttcatgacatttttttttcttaaattccatatatatgtgttagcatacggtatttgtctttctctttctgacttacttcactctgtatgacagactctaggtccatccacctcattacaaatagcgcaatttcgtttctttttatggctgagtaatattccattgtatatatgtgccacacatcttctttatccattcatccaatgatggacacttaggttgtttccatctccaggctattgtaaatagagctgcaatgaacattttggtacatgattctttttgaattatggttttctcagggtatatgcccagtagtgggtcgTTTGTGTTTTGAGAACAGTGAAGTCCCCTTTTGAACAGATTAACTTCCAAGTGCCTGTATGATTAGAAATTttactcaaaactcatcactgCCACCTTGTGGAAGTACGGCAAAGAACCGAACTGTGTTTAAAGTCAGTATTTAACACTGGTCAGCTAGCTGAGGGGTTCCCAGCTTTTTACCCGCAAAGGGTTTTATTATCTACCCTCCCCCCAAACTGAATCTATGATTTATGAAGCTAAAAAACATCATTTATTGAcaattttctttcccatttttataaatcAGATACATATAAATGTCAATCAGAGCTTCTGATCCATGATTATCAACTAGTATTTGTATTTTGAGTTGATTTCATTCTAATCAAAAGCAGAGAAGCATCAGGTTTTCATCATTCTTATACAGTCCCTGTTAAATAAATGTACGATTTGttagttgttttgtttattttttaataatacaaaTAGTTTGCAAAGCCTCAATACTACCTGCAAAGTGATCCAAGTCTGTGGCCTGTGTTTACAAATCATGGATCTAATCCAGTGGTTTTCAACAGGGGACGACTGTGCCCTCCAGAAGACActgggcaatgtctggagatattttggttgtcacaacttggagGGAGGGCGTTGCAACTGGCATCTACTTGGTAGAGGCTGGGGATACTGCTACAATACATCCATTCTACAATACAAAGGGCAGTCCCCACAACAAGAAttgtctggccccaaatgtcactaGTATTGAGGTTGAAAACCCCGATCGAGTCCAATCCCTTCATTGTTATCAgcgaagaaactgagacccagaatgGTCACATGACTTTTCAAATTAGGCAATACATTCAAGGGTTCCAGAAATAGAACATATAAAAAGGCATacaggacttgaacagacatttctccaaagatatacaagtggccaataagcacatgaaaagttgctccacatcattagtcattagggaaatacaaatcaaacccacaatgagacgGCTTATTATTATTAGGATTACTAGGACGACtatgataatattttttaatggtaaataagtgttggtgagaatgtggggaAATTAGAaatctcatacattgctagtgggaatgtaaaatggtgcaggcaTTGTGGAAAGTAGTTTGGTAGCTCCTCAAAAAGTCAAGTacagaattactgtatgacccaacaattccactcttaTATTGGAAGGATCAATCCGTGATAGCGTAAACATCCTCCACCTTCTGCTGTAAGTGCAGTATAAGGACTGTAGCGGGCCTCTGCTCACAACGCAAAAGAAACATGGAGCGGGAGCCCACCACACCATGTTCTAGACTCCATGTAACCTCATCTGAAATATATTCTGTACTTGACTTACTTCGGTGCGTTTCACGTCCCTTAGCCTATCTAGTCTTGCTTCTCCCACTTCCCCTGAAGTGGGTTGACATGAGCATTGAGCATTACAGAACAGAGAGAAGGCGACCGTGTCAGAGGAGACCTCCCAGCACAGATTCTGTGGGAAAGTGAGGAGGAAACCCGAGAGCCCCAAATTCGTTCTCCCAGGTGTACGAGGACAAAGGAAGCCCCCACTAGCCAAGTTGGCAAGACATCACGTCCACTCTACAGGGTACACAGTGCACCCTCGAGGTAGGTGAGCAAACGAGAAACCAGAGCCGCCTCACGGCATCTGCAGCCTCGCAGATATCCTCCCGTTGGCTTGGAGCAGCCGGTTTcccagaggcccgcgcactgccaTGGAGGCGCGCACCCACTCGGCGcagctggttgccaggagacATGCCCAGCCACCTCCTCCAATCAGCACGCACCTCTTTGCGTCCAATCACAGAAGCCAGAAGAGAGGTAGTCGGAGGTGAAAGGTCACGCTGCTATTTGGCGGCCATTTCTCTGGAAGCTACGCGGCTGGGGACCCTGCTGTGGCTACTCCAGTCACGAGGGTCGGACGACAGCTGGGTCAGCGGCGAGTAGCCTGCAGCATTTGCCCACTACTGCAGCAGTAGTCGCGATGGTAAGGAGAAAGAGAGCGGCCAGCGTCCCGTGAGAGAGAGAGGGCGGGCGACCAGCCTTGCCGGGCCTGGTGGTTGGTTCGCGCGTTTCCCATTCATCCGCGTGAGGCGCGGCGCGCCGGGTGGCCAGCCCCTTTCTCCCTGCTCTGGGTGTCTGAGGCGCGCCCTCCTTCCGAAGCGCTCCCCTCCCCAGGAgtgcccctgcccccttccccgtcTTCGTTTTGTATCCGAGCCTGAGGTGTCCTTGCTGCCTGGGGCCACAGGGCTGGGGTAAAAATGCAGCGGTTTTTCACGTCCCATTTATCACACTGCACAATCCGCTTTCGTCCCGTGAGGTTGGGGGGCCCTGCAGCCCTTTGGAATACAGAGCCCAGGCTTTGAGCATTCTCCTGTTCGTTTAGCAAAGCTTTACTGAGCGCCTGCCGCCTGCCAGGGCCAGGTAACGTTCTAGGTGCTAGGAATATAGGATAAAAAGTACTGATGCGGACCCTGCTCTAGGTTAACTCAGACATTAATCAAACAACGATAAATACATAATTTCGAATAACGTTAACTGCTAAGAAGGGAGCAAACGGTGCTGTGAGGGGGCGCCGAGGTACGTTAGAAGAGTGGTTACAGGTGGCATCCCTTGGAGGAGGGATTGAACCTGAAATCTAAGAGATGTGGAATGCAGCCCCGTGAAGAGCAGGAGGAAGCGTGTGTACCTCAAGCTCAGGGAACAGGAACACAGGCTGTGAGGCCGGAAGGAACACCTGACTAGCTGGAGGAATTGAGAAAGCCACAGCCGCCTGCAGGGATAGTGGTCATGAGATGGGGTCGGGCAAGACCTCTTAGGCCGTTTTAGGAGGTCTGGGTTCCACTCCAAGTGCAGTTGGAAGCCATCGAGCATTTTAAGCAGAGACATGgtatgataaaaataatacttgCCATGTGGCTAATAAGTTGGAGAAAGATGAGTGAAAACTGGAGACCCATTTGAGATCACTGTGAATGTGCTTATTCTAGAGGGTTTAGTAGCCAAGGttattggttttctttctttggccgATGAGTGAGcagatgaggaaaggaagaaaagtctgAATTCACTGGGGGTACTACCGGTTAGCTGAATAAACAAACATTAAGTGATTGCCCATATGTAGGAGGCACTGCAAAGTCAAAGAAGACCCAGTCCTAGCTCCTGGAATTCAGTTGAAGATCGTGGAGCATGATCTGTCCCTGCCTCCTCCTGTAGCCTCATACAAAACTAATTTGTGTGTCCCTGAGATCCCTTGTTCATTCACTCTTCCCTCCTTTTACGTAGgtacctccacccccaccccaccagatCAGCCCTTTTCCCTCTGGAAATACCTCTCATCCTTTAAAACAGAGGCATTACTTATATTTCAGGcaactcttccttttcttttaacctGGATTGTTTGATTGTTTGGTACCCTTGTACATAGCATATCTCCTCTTACTACATTGCAAAATAATTGTCTATTTGCATGTGTTTtggccctcccccctcccactgtgggcctgaggacagggactgttatctgctttttttttttttcatttttctgccttTACCTTTGTTTCTTTATGGCCTTGGAACAGTGAGTGATGCATATTAGGTGTTCAGTGTTTCTTAAGTGAACAATGAATACTTCTACAAGTCTTGATGGATTGAAGGTGAAATTGGCTAACTGGGTATTTAAGTTTCTCTGATGCTCTTcaacaaaagtgaaaattatgTAATAATGTGAGAGGGAAACAAGAGTTTTGCTTCATTTGgatactataaaatattgctgaTTTGATAGAGAAGAGAGTAGGTAATGGAAGCCAAACTAAGGAAAAATAATCAATTgggttctttttttgttctttgtgcAGAGTTTGCCCCTCAATCCCAAACCTTTCCTCAATGGATTAACAGGAAAGCCAGTAATGGTGAAGCTTAAGTGGGGAATGGAGTACAAAGGCTACCTGGTGTCTGTAGATGGCTATATGAACATGCAGGTAAGCTGAAGAGTTACAAAGAtcattaaattgtatttatttttcttcacctgACTCCTCAAAGGTTTAGTGTGACTTACAAAGTTGTAATTAGTTTAATTGACAAACACAGAGCAAAATTCAGGAATAAAGTCAAGGCCAAGGAGG from Pseudorca crassidens isolate mPseCra1 chromosome 11, mPseCra1.hap1, whole genome shotgun sequence includes:
- the SNRPF gene encoding small nuclear ribonucleoprotein F, translating into MSLPLNPKPFLNGLTGKPVMVKLKWGMEYKGYLVSVDGYMNMQLANTEEYIDGALSGHLGEVLIRCNNVLYIRGVEEEEEDGEMRE